The sequence below is a genomic window from Strix uralensis isolate ZFMK-TIS-50842 chromosome 11, bStrUra1, whole genome shotgun sequence.
acatacagttaattacagaaaaataagaacaagcaaggtaacgcacctaatcattactacacaacgGGGACAATAGTGATTAAGATCCATCCCCACTCGCACCCGTCCCaccatccagccccgcaggcagcgaggatttgttgagcctgtcccggcgagtgggaaatcccacgtggggcgtccacccgtagctgaggcacccagagtcgctgtgagcgggtccggccttagggaccaaaaatcagcaaggcagaaaGACTTGCACTttgctttgagcagaaacatctggtttcatcctcctgttggattccacccagagcctggccagggctcgggggagaaccaagggagtttctaacaaggcaaacacttgggttctcagccttgaacaagctGAACGAGGGAAGCTGGGTACATTCTCAcggcatttcatcctcactgctgattatattctgtccaGGCTGCATCTGTCACTAGTGAGCATtcatatttcgttaatgatcgGATACTAATAGTTAACGCTAATGGTAATGCAgatttactaattagcagatactaataatggataacctttggttgtgaggttcatctagaggtcaactgtGTTTCAGGGCCTATGATTCAGGCCCCAGCACTAcaggaatgaaaaagaacagttctCAGCATTACTGCACTCAGTTGCTGTCATTTCCCCCAGCTGCTCACACAGCTCCTTGCTGAATGCAGCCTCCCCCACCCACCTGCAGGAACTCCACAGCAGTTTCCCTGAACTCAGGGCATACTAAGGGGTATTCCCAACCTCTCAGATTTAAGCCCCTTCTCCCAGCTAAATGTGACTGTCTTCCAGTCATCAACAACAACACAAGCTCATGTTTCCACAATTACAACCCAAGCATCAtcctaaatattaataaaacacacCAAAGGTTTAGCAATGCCATTACCAACCTTTTTCAGTAAGCTCTGGTGCTGCTGTTAGAAAACAATTCAAGACCTTGCTCAGGTTGCTCAAAAGCAACTGGCAGCGCTGACGAGACTGGAATGTCTGTGGGTCAATGGAGTTGTAGGAGCATCAAACAGCAGAaccttttcaagaaaaaatattaaatcatcaGCCTACGGAACAGCTTCAGAGCTTCAAAAGTTCACTTCAAGAACTGCATGCGATATCATATCCCAGCAGGTTACTGAACAAGCTCAGTTAGAAGGAATGATGTTACCTTTGCAGAATGGCTACACCAGTACTCACCTATGTGATCAAATCCATCAGCTGTAGAGATCGCTTTGTTCCCTGTCCACTCAAGAACAAACGAGCACAGAGGAAGATACCCGAGATGTGTTTTCTCCTctaaaggaagatttttgctcAAGGATCCACCCGAGATTCCtcccaggcatgtcctggagtcttttcacctctgctttagggAGGCCTAACCCTGGTTAGCAgaacccagactcctccaaggaagatacccaagaGGGTTTTCTCCCTGACAGGACGATCTATTCTCTGGGgtctgcccaagattcctcccagacatgtcccacgCTGTCTTGAGCTTTGCTTTGGAGACCTGAGATCGCAGGGAGCAgccttagactcctccaaggaagccACCTGAAATATCTGTACAGCCACGTCCTCGGGTTCGGTACATCTAAAAGTTAATACCACATCTGAAAGAAATGACCCTGGTGACTTTCTCTTCTAGTCCTGTCACCAAAATATGCTGCTGTTCCCTCCTGCCACTCACTTAAAAACTCGTCACATCATTCGTCACTAGAGGGGAACAtaaagaatttgctttctgggacaaatacgTCACGTATACATCACTACCTCCTTACTGGTACAACGATTCAACGGTGACATAGTGAACATCAGCATTACTGGGAGAATTCTACAAGAACACTGTGCCTGGcagttttcttgacaggttttacacacagtttcagccccaagacttccctCCCCACACCGACGAAGGCAGCGACCCCAAGCAGagaccctctccccatcctcacgctcccaacctctccctgaaccacgtcctcctgcagaagctgcactctcagggcactgaaatcaaagggacatTTGGTCCCTTTCTCCTCGCTGaggggggctgggtgtggggttttcacctccagactgaactatgtcctgccatgtcccctgccctcttctgctaaggcacaggcacgaggggaggcctcaccctgacaccccagcaggcgctgaccccagggccacacagggaggtcccccacacctccccttgccccaaaccccccagcttccccccacgccatcccctctgccacacacagccccagctccccacgccccacggcaccctccccccagccctgtcacacaccaacaactgccacagcttcccctgccacgcacagggaccctcggagctgcccctgcacagaccccactgtcacacgcaggcagcctccacagctgcccccagccaccccccactGTCAGAGGAGCTGCCTCACCGCTCCCCCCAACCAGACCTCACCGTTACAcaccggcagccccacagctcacaccCCCCTCACACAGAAGAGGCCCCACACCTCCCCCCATCCCAACCCCTGTCACACACAGgcggccccacatcccccccagccctgacccaccacacacGCGGCCCCACATCTCTCCCTCAGACCCTCCCGACCCTGTGCAGGCCCCAGCAGCcaggcggtgccggggcgggggggcagccacAGTACCTGCCGCAGAGCTGGGGCTCCGGAGAGGTGAGgagacacccccttcccctcaggcagcgcaggggttcccctttttccagccgggaggaggcggggggtGCCCGCAGAGCGCGGCCCCCACACCCCTCAGAGCCACCGGCCGCTCCGGGcagaggcgccgccgccgccgggacccCCCTGTGCCGCCGGGCaggagccggcggggacgccgctgggtcctaaagGCTCCCGCCTGCCTTCCGCGGGcggcaaagctgctgctgccagaaaccgggagagggggggagcgggggagcGGTGCCATCGAGAAACACGTGGCAGGAGCGGAGCGGGggataaacaaaataacacacacacacacacccccagacAGAAAAgctgcacacccccccccccaccccgcgaaaccaacagctgaagccggggagcgcccggcagcgccgggaccccgacccggGTAAAGGCacccggttcccgacgcgaactcgccccggggagtgggggggcCGCCGCCTCTGCCTGGTCCCCCAGCACCCGCCTGGGGAGGCGTGGGGGGGAGCGGTGGCCGGTGCGGAGCGGAGGGGCTACTGGGGGGTGATACCGGCGAGCGACCAGCAGAGCCGGGGCCCGCCGTCTCCTGGAGGACGCCAACCcgccctcggggcgggggggccacCGCCGCCTCTGCCCGGTCTCCCGGCAGCCGGGTCTGCCCCGGCACAGCGCGcggggaggccaggtctacccAGGGCCGCCTCAGGCACCCCTTCCCGCCAAAGCGccgccccgccgtgccccgcTCCCATGGCAACaggccccgcctccccccgcgcgCCGCGGCCGTTGGCTCTGAGGGTTGTGCGGACCGCGCTCTGCCGGGCACCCCCCGCCTTCTCCTGGCTGGAAAAAGGGGAACCCCTgcgctgcctgaggggaagggggtgtctcCTCACCTCTCCGGAGCCCCAGCTCTGCGCAGGTACTgtggctgcccccccgccccggcaccgcctgGCTGCTGGGGCCTGCACAGGGTCGGGAGGGTCTGAGGGAGAGATGTGGGGCCgcgtgtgtgtggtgggtcagggctgggggggatgtggggccgcgtgtgtgtgtgtgacaggggttgggatggggggaggtgtggggcctcttctgtgtgaggggggtgtgagctgtggggctgccggtgTGTAACGGTGAGGTCTGGTTGGGGGGAGCGGTGAGGCAGCTCCTCTGAcagtggggggtgggtggggggagctgtggaggctgcctgcgtgtgacagtggggtctgtgcaggggcagctccgagggtccctgtgcgtggcaggggaagctgtggcagttgttggtgtgtgacagggctggggggagggtgccgtggggcgtggggagctggggctgtgtgtggcagaggggatggcgtggggggaagctggggggtttggggcaaggggaggtgtgggggacctccctgtgtggccctggggtcagcgcctgctggggtgtcagggtgaggcctcccctcgtgcctgtgccttagcagaagagggcaggggacatggcaggacatagttcagtctggaggtgaaaaccccacacccagcccccctCAGCGAGGAGAAAGGGACCAAatgtccctttgatttcagtgccctgagagtgcagcttctgcaggaggacgtggttcagggagaggttgggagcatgaggatggggagagggtctCTGCTTGGGGTCGCTGCCTTCGTCGGTGTGGGGagggaagtcttggggctgaaactgtgtgtaaaacctgtcaagaaaactgCCAGGCACAGTGTTCTTGTAGAATTCTCCCAGTAATGCTGATGTTCACTATGTCACCGTTGAATCGTTGTACCAGTAAGGAGGTAGTGATGTATACGTGAcgtatttgtcccagaaagcaaattctttaTGTTCCCCTCTAGGGACGAATGATGTGACGAGTTTTTAAGTGAGTGGCAGGAGGGAACAGCAGCATATTTTGGTGACAGGACTAGAAGAGAAAGTCACCAGGGTCATTTCTTTCAGATGTGGTATTAACTTTTAGATGTACCGAACCCGAGGACGTGGCTGTACAGTCTGAAAATCCTCTGTTCCCAACTGAAACGAGTGAGAATTTTCAATATTagaactgcagagctgtgcaaggcCTTTCCTTCCTCTGGCTCCGTTTGCTTGGAGAAGGCAGGAGCTTTGCCTCTTGCTGCTGAAGgatgttatttttcaaaagtgaGGTTGGAATCTGTCTCTGTCTTCTTACCTGCACCTCAGTGGAGAAGGTGGACGCTGCTCCTCAGTAATGAGGTGGCAGTGCTGACAGGAGGGTTCATTGAAGAAATATTACCTATTTTTACTGGTAAAAagaatctgttgggttttttttttaagatgctaaGCATGACTCTGGCTAAAGGTAAAGTCCATTTACATAGTCTGTTTTggattactgcttttttttcttgaatcgTGTGCTGACTGAGGGTCTTACTGTACAAAAGTtgtcaaattctgtcatttctctgtgtttgttgttACAGATCATGGCACCAGAACAGAGTCCAGCAACTTCCGTCATCGAGACGGCCAtcaagatgaggaaggagatggaagCCCGGAAAGGGCTCTTGGCCTGGGGACTCCTTAATGTGTCTCTCGCAGGCATGATCTGTACTGAAATGTATGTTAATTGTTACACCTGAGTCAAACaagcaaagcctcctcctttgTATCTCCCTAAATATTTCCCGGGACTGAATAGTTGCAAAATGAgaacttcttttgtttcttttcaggaCTGGAAAGCTCATAAGCTCATATTACAACATCTCATGCTGGCCACTCTGGTATCTTGGTGAGTTGCTGCAGCATTTAAATAGTTTTCAggggtcttttctttttttcacttgtcaGTTTGATTGCTGGAGAGGTAGTCTTTAACTAgctttttttttagggaaaaaaaaaggggttttttgtttgttttaaatttaaaccaaagctttggtttgctttctgctgtctccCTTGAAACTTGGAATTTCATCTGTTCTAGTGACAGGTAAGGAGTGTTAGCAGCTTTCTTAGATAGGAAGAACTTCCTTGGTGCATTAAATCTGTTGACCGTGTAGAGGAAGGCTTTGGGGAACACGGCAGATTTTCCTGCTCTATTGTACCGTGGGCGtggatggcatttcacaagaattaaagtttgtttcGGAGGCGCAGACTCTAAGCCAGCTGTATCAAATATGATTAgaggatgaagcaagaggaggagaaaaatcatgagatgagtgacagatgatttgacagaagatggtttttgagaaatactgtgaaacttCATTGTAGTAGATTTGGAAAACGACTGtccatctttaaaaattcaattctAGCAGCATCAATTAATCTCAATACAGAAAGGAGAATTATCTCCCATGGTTCTGGcataaaaaagtgaagaaatctTAGCTATTGCCCAAACTGGTACTTACTGACAGCACTAATAATTAGACCTGTTTTTAATGGGTATATGCCCGTTTTTGCAAACAAGACACTTTGGTTATTCCCCGTGCTCAAGCTACagtaaaaacttctctgtttcttctagaactcGCACTCGCATCTCTCTTCAGCCTGAACGCCGCCTTTGATTTCTGGGTGTACTTCAAATACACAGTGGCACCGACCAGCTTGGTCGTGAGTCCtcgccagcagaccctgctggggtTGCAGAATGCAGGTGGGTGCAGTAAATATCTCTGGCAGctctttttattcttgtttgtttgtttgtttcaagatggtgtctTTCTCAACGGCAGGATTCTTTAGCGAAGCGAGTTCTGAATGGGCTCATCTGACAGGAGCGGTGACTGAATTACCCGCAGCATGTTAAAATTCACCACgtcaagtgataatttgatgaGTGTTTGTGGGGAGAACTGGAGGGGAAACAAACACAGACGGTGGAAAAGGGCAGGATGAGAGCAGCTGCTGAAGGACAGGGAGGGGCTTGAACACTGTGAGGTTGGGCAAGGAATTTGTGGCTTATCCATGGaactaggagcaaggcagagagcgcaggttcatatttaattttgatgTCCTACTGCTGTCACGCTGGGTAAGGAGAACCAAatgagagggacagacagaccttCGTGTGAAGTCTGAAAATGAGCCTAGAGAGTGGTcactcagaaagcttttgaagatcAAAGCAAAGTTCTGAAAAGAACCTGACAGGGCAAATAtaccaaaagcaaaatgctggCACGGCAGTATTGCACTCTGCTCGTCTGCCCCTAGCAAATGGGAAGCAGACGGTTGTAACGCTGTAACACCAAGGTTCGagcatctcctgtgtttatttgcaccCATCAACTGAGACATTCAACGCCTAAAGATGCCCAGAgtaggcaggtggaggagctgatgagatAGGCGATGGAGTAGAGAACCCCCCTGGGTTACGCAAGGTGCCtggtaacactgaactgaaatccGAAGCTGCAGGATTTGTGCTGAGTTGTGGTCCTGT
It includes:
- the LOC141948375 gene encoding transmembrane protein 209-like; amino-acid sequence: MAPEQSPATSVIETAIKMRKEMEARKGLLAWGLLNVSLAGMICTEMTGKLISSYYNISCWPLWYLELALASLFSLNAAFDFWVYFKYTVAPTSLVVSPRQQTLLGLQNAAVQTTAPRELAARKAPSWTPSPLRGQSVLSYSPSRCPRARPKFATGCTPGYSPQRWALPSSSTSYGSAGTYSPSSSSRQGGGSCWFLA